Within Astyanax mexicanus isolate ESR-SI-001 chromosome 2, AstMex3_surface, whole genome shotgun sequence, the genomic segment AGCAGCGCGTTTGAATCTCTGCCACGTTTGATGTACCGGCGAGTACGCTAAGAACTCTGACCGAGTTCCTCATGTTCTCCTGGAAACCAGCCATCTCTCTTCTCTGTCTGAGAACCTGTTGAATGTCCCGTTCGATCTCCCTCAGCGAGTCTTGTCTCTTCACAATCTCTTTGCAAGCCTCCTGGATTCTGCTTGTGTATTCGGACACTTTGCGTTCGTATTCGTGGACCGAGGATCGGAAAGAATTGACCATGCGCTCCGCCTCCTGAACTCTGTAATTCGCATTTTCGATGTCATTTTCAGCTGCTGCTATCATTATTGGACCTGTTGTTGTAGAAAAGACAATGTCATACAAACAAATTGTAGCTTAATCGTGTCTAGTAGGTCAGTGATTCTCAACTGGTGTGTCtggacccaaaagtgggtcgtGGACACGTTCAGGGTcgcagaaaaataataaaatcatgtatgctcatctgattttgtactcgttttttatttcttactaatgtactttGAATGCAGATATGTTAAATATCTGATTTTGTGGCCttgatattatattttattgtacttttatacatgtagttcctcctcagtttctttaaaaatactctttaattcactttgcatgcataatTAAAGGGTTTTTGAATGctatttggtttgttttatataaaagtgGGTAGCGACTTATGCTGTTCATACAATACATGACTTTGAAAAAACTCTAAAAAGACTTTAAACAAACTAATCTGataccctctcacatctaaagacaattcacagactttttactcacagactaatATTTAGCAAAGACTAGGTATCACTGACTGTAAGGGtacaactagattctttctgagattatttcccatgcTTCTGTTAATATAACagattaagttacaaataatgtgtttatCAATACTATGATTTATCAGAGACTTCTATCCCCATTAACGTTTTATTTGttcacactgttagttcttgatatttttaatggaatacattttgtgttcagctctgccgATAGGcttcttttctcccttttttGCTACAATTCACAATTTCACTGCTCAACATTTGCCTttattttagatagaattaatgcaatatgtaattttttctggcaaaatgtgtatttattaaacataacactgcacaataagacaacgtagtgcaaaacaaaataactttaaatatgatgaccttaaagtgctacctgtgtttaaaatactcttAATATTAAGATAATTAATATTCAAATTAAGTAAGAACCAGTCATATTAACTGCAAACCGTAAAATATGCTTGCCTTGCcgcttcctgtagctctcctattggctgtTGACATTGTTCGAGTCACTATTTGCGTAAGCAAAGTCTCAAGAtttgcgataatattaaacacggttgattttatcggagcaCCAGAACGCAAACCCGACTGATTAAAACTTCCTTAAAAaagtcctaaccaccttacactaaaCGTTCGAGATAACTCGACTGCAactcgactgcagctcgactctagccagacgTGATTTTTTCCCGACTCTGGAAATGTATCTATGACTGTGAAATCGTTAGCTGTAAGGTCGGcattaatgaccatgagaaaatgtgggtcccgcgatgagaccagttgagaacccctgtagTAGATAAGACTTATGCAATCATGTAGGAATAATATTGTCAGTGTTGTTTTTCTcttacaatgaataaaaaaatcagacagCCTTTCACTGCTTAATAGTAGAAAAAATACCTGCAATCCATCCTAAAATAGGAATGAATGTTATCCCAATTCCTGCATCCCTCAGTTCTTCTGCCTCTTCTACAGCCCTCTGCTGATGCCAAAGATAGGCCTTAGCTTCTTTCAACTGAGACACAGCATCACATGCTGATTTTTTGTACATCTCTAAGGTggcgttgttgtttttttgctgttgttttaaaTCACGCAATGCACCTTTTGTGTAATCTTGCTGAATAGATAGATTCTGCTTTCTAACTATTAGCTCCTCGTAGCATTTATCTACCGCCTTGAGTTTACTGAGGGCAGCTTTTTCAGCCTCCCCCAGGTTCTGCTGCACGCTTATAACAGCCCTCCGAATTTCACTGAATGATGAGTCACTTTTAGCCACAAAGGCTCTATCCACATTTAGGAGGCTGATGGTTAAGGCATTGAGAGCGCTAATTCCCTTCTTAAGTGAAGGACTAACTGCCCTCGCAAATTCACTGCCCTGATTTTCCAGACAGACGGCCATGCTGCAGAAGAGACACCTGTGGAAAAAAAGTTTTGTAAATATAGAAATTTTATTGCACAACAAAACTTTATTTTGCAATTTTATCAACATAAATAGTTATTAATAGAGCAGTActtaatataaaacatacagtacaggcaaaaagattggacacaccttctcattcaatgcgttttctttatttttatgaatatttatttgTAGATTGTCACTGAAAGCATCAAAATTATGAATggacacatgtggagttatgtacttaacaaaaaatgacctggcctacAAAGTCACCGGATGGTTTGGGGTAAGGTGGACCGCAGAgtaaaggcaaaggggccaaaaagtgttaaacacctctgggaactccttcaagactgttggaaaaccatttcaggtgaccacctcttgaagctcgaGAATGATgcaaagagtgtgcaaagcagtaatcagagaaaAGGTGGTTATTTTGAAGAAATTATTAgttaattcatagttttgatgccttcagtaagaatctacaatgtaaatattcatgaaaataagGAACATGAAaaccaaacctttggcctgtactgtataaaattgttttacatttttatattgaaaaaaaaattataataacccATGTGTTATATAACCAGTAAAAAATGCGGTGAAGTATAGATGCGAAAGTGAAAAATAAAAGGCTGTTTTTTCACAGACTTTAAGCATAAACCTACAGTATGTATCAGCATGTTTCTATGTAAAGTTGGTGGTGAGTAAAAGCAGAAATGaaatgtttctaatgaagtgtaGAGTGAATGTACAGATTTGATCTTACCTGTTTTGGTGAATGAGCCCACTGAAGAAGCTTTAGTGATAATCACTCACTGGCTTGTATGAACATGTATATATGCTTGTCTTTTCACACTTATTTTGCTGACCTTGTGGAGAGCTGTGTATAAAAGCAACAGTTCAAGAGTGAGGCTTTTACCAATCATCTGCGCTAGACGCCGACTCCACCTTCAGCACTGCAAAGCCACGAGAGCCACTGTCAAAGGTGAGTAGCAAACGCAACTTGTATGATTTGCAATAGATAGCAAAATCTACTCTGGTTTAAAAATGATCATACGTTAGtgatacatgtaccaattaaaaATTAGACAtgcaaagtttttattttaaatgttctgagTTAAAAGTAAAACCAGTGGTACCTTATCTCTCATTATCTCATCCCTCACCAATAACTAGGAACTCAGCTATGCATCAGTGCATGATGGGGACAGATGATGTACCACTGGCTTAACATATGTAACAtacatgtactagtgcatctcaaaaaatggaatatctctgaaaagttactttatttaattaattcagtttaaaacttatatattatatagattgtgctacacacagaattatctattttaagcttttatttcttttattgttgatgattatagccaatgaaaacccaaaaatcagtgtctcaaaaattaaatattatataagaccaatcagtacttttggcagtgtggtaacgtttcaagtcctgctggaaaatgaattccgcacctccataaaagttgtcagcagagggaagcatgaagtgctgtaagattttgtgggaaaaaactgcactgactttagacttgataataaaacacagtggatcaacaccagcagatgacatgtctctccaaaccatcacttattgtggaaacttcacactagacctcaagcagcttggactacgtgtctctccactcttcctctagactctgatcccttaatttacaaatgaaatgtaaaatgtactgatgatcagtgatggtttggagagtcatgtcatctgctggtgttggttcactgtgttatatcaagtctaaagtcagtgcagtgtccaAGATACACTGCCAACAGTATCTTatataattgtaaaagtatcttaTTATGGAGCCCGGGAGGGGGCGTggataaaaaaagaattaaatagaGTGAACCATATAGTAGTTCGTGCTCaagttttctttaattcgagtaaacgatttgcaattcgtgctcacgatttttGTAATTCAAGCGAACGTTTATGCTCACTAAGACAAGAAGCTCTCTTCTTGATCTGTTTTAGGGGTCCAGTGATGaaaatcagttatctacatttataacctgctgataatattgcactagtgttacagttagatgtacagtgtgCAGTTTTTGCCGTGGTGGTGGAATCtccacagcgcgtgggggagagacGACCATGCGTCTGTTCCCCCGCCACGAGACTCCTGCCGTGTGGGTAGAGCGCGCGCAGTCCTTCGcagagcttatttaccaacaatatagacaaatacagtcaattccagacatgaataaaggaaacaaacattttactgatgcaggatgattgtgtgttattaaaaccagatcaaaacaaagttatgatgtaatgtggaaatgtgtttattaatttctcaataacattcagccagcctccaaggaaatgcaccccttcttaaatatggttacatcattattacttttatgaaaCATTTCACCtatattttaatctttttagcaataaaataaacacataattcagaaaatatagctttaacaagtttataattattatattttttatttgaagcttgtggtaTGTTTCTGGGCAGGAAACTGTGATATGACAATATGCAGATAATTAGGCCattttatcagatatagaaaaaaaaataagtttaggaaacatattggaatacatgatcaaattgatccaaatgaTTACATGAAATGCCCATTcactaaacatcttaaaacattgtattaatagtattttagaccagctatttaaatttttatagtgttacatatttaaagcagctcttatatgagtcattcatagacaactgtcacacattgcattaattttgtattatctttatttccttttacagtgtacatttggacctacgtcttatagctgtatatatataaaattatacttctttacgttatattattgttgaaaataagaaaatgaataaacagttccacattgcaccataactttgttttgatctggttttaataacacacacacagtcatgctgcatcagtaaaatgtttgtttcttttattcatgtccggaattgactgtatttgtctatattgttggcaAATAAGCTCTGTGAAGGACACTGCGCGCGCTCTACCCACACGGCAGGTGTCTCGCGGCGGGGGAACCGACGCCACGGTCaactctcccccacgcgctgtggaGACTCCACCACCACGGCACAATCTGcacactgtacatctaactgtaacactagtgcagtaatatcagcaggttataaatgtagataactgattatcatcaccgGGCCCGTGTAACAAATCAAGAGAGAAAAaggctcctttccctccgagcttcttgtcttagtgcgcataaaaacattcgcacgaattacagaaatcgttcactcaaattaaagaaatcatgagcacgaattgcaaatcgttattttttttttatccacggccgaTCCCGGGCCCCGTATCTTATAAATAAgtagaatattatttttttagatgcccTAGTATATATATGGGTGGTTGACATATTTGGCTGAAGTCAAGGAAATCACCGGGTTATATTCTACCAACTCTTACCTTTACAAATCTATATATGGTCCTGTAGATTATTTCTTGAAATTAAAATTTATTCACtagtcatatggtgtgacatgaatattattgtgtattaaatcaaaaatgggtataatgtgataatgtaagtcaatttctcttgattatttatcattactatataaaaGTCTAGCATTGTTTACATGCAAATATGTTaccttttgcattatttttcattatatacTCACATAGGAAGAAGTTTAATCAAAGTTTTtcaatatacactaccgttcaaaagtttggggtcactcaaacaattttgtgttttccatgaaaagtcacacttatccaccaccatacgttgtgaaatgaatagaaaatagagtcaagacattgacaaggttagaaataatgatttgtatttgaaataacattgtttttacatcaaactttgctttcatcaaagaatcctccatttgcagcaattacagcattgcacacctttggcattctagctgttaatttgttgaggtaagctggagaaattgcaccccacgcttctagaagcagctcccacaaatggttggatgggcacttctggcgtaccacacggtcaagctgctcccacaacagctcaatggggttcagatctggtgactgcgctggccactccattaccaatagaataccagctgcctgcttctgctgtaaatagttcttgcacaatttggaggtgtgtttagggtcattgtcctgttgtaggacgaaattggctccgatcaggcgctgcccactgggtatggcatggcgttgcaaaatggagtgatagccttccttattcagaatcccttttaccctgtacaaatctcccaccttaccagcaccaaagcaaccccagaccatcacattacctccaccatgcttaacagatggcgtcaggcattcttccagcatcttttcatttgttctgcgtctcacaaacgtttttctttgtgatccaaacacctcaaagttggattcatccgtccacaacacttttttccagtcttcctctgtccaatgtctgtgttcttttgcccatcttaatctttttcttttattagccagtctcagatatggctttttctttgccaatctgccctgaagcccaaaatcccgcagccgcctcttcactgtagatgttgacactggtgttttgcgggtactatttaatgaagatgccagttggggacctgtgaggcgtctgtttctcaaactagagactctaatgtacttatcttcttgcttagttgtgcaacgcggcctcccacttctttttctactctggttagagcctgtttgtgctgtcctctgaagggagtagtacacaccgttgtaggaaatgttcaatttcttagcaatttctcgcatggaatagcctttatttctaagaacaagaatagactgtcgagtttcagatgaaagttctctttttctggccattttgagcgtttaattgaccccacaaatgtgatgctccagaaactcaatctgctcaaaggaaggtcagttttgtagcttctgtaatgagctagactgttttcaggtgtgtgaacatgattgcacaagggttttctaatcatcaattagccttctgagccaatgagcaaacacattgtaccattagaacactggagtgatagttgctggaaatgggcctctatacacctatgtagatattgcaccaaaaccagacatttgcagctagaatagtcatttaccacattagcaatgtac encodes:
- the LOC103031583 gene encoding uncharacterized protein LOC103031583: MAVCLENQGSEFARAVSPSLKKGISALNALTISLLNVDRAFVAKSDSSFSEIRRAVISVQQNLGEAEKAALSKLKAVDKCYEELIVRKQNLSIQQDYTKGALRDLKQQQKNNNATLEMYKKSACDAVSQLKEAKAYLWHQQRAVEEAEELRDAGIGITFIPILGWIAGPIMIAAAENDIENANYRVQEAERMVNSFRSSVHEYERKVSEYTSRIQEACKEIVKRQDSLREIERDIQQVLRQRREMAGFQENMRNSVRVLSVLAGTSNVAEIQTRCFVLIEAMIKLMQTFGKLVEATGENRLICDDGIKALITKLQVNYVKMQAIIVPSDTAAIDFI